The following coding sequences lie in one Cronobacter universalis NCTC 9529 genomic window:
- a CDS encoding ABC transporter substrate-binding protein, with amino-acid sequence MKRLSRKLLSLSVALSLLAPLSQASTLTIAQPTSATAMDPGFLKEAATLVDNVFDTLVLRDAQMQLKPGLATHWEAINDTTWQFDLRKDVKFTNGEPVNAAAVKFSIDRILDPANHAPTISYIRTIKSVEVTGDYQVRIHTNGPDPLLPTRMSRYPAYIVPPGYVSKVGAAEFARKPVGSGAYIVKTFIPDERVVMEANPNYWRGKPSIDEVIWRPIPEATARITALLTGEAQLVEGVPADLAPLVKSKPGVKLEQVKGGGLTIYLGIKNSEPPLNDARVRQALSLALNRDAYTQSLLHGFGTPTGTLAGPKDYGYKAIAAPKQNREKAKALLKEAGYPQGFTVKFQAPRRYIASADVGQAIVADLAAIGVKAQLEVPEWSVYTQQVASGKQAPLYMLGWGSTQTLDADAALYPVLHAGEPYSTVSDPALDKLLNESRATVDATKRKALLELIQDRVAAEQPLIPLYREDAIYASSDNVTFTGREDARVSLFDMRMK; translated from the coding sequence ATGAAACGACTGTCCCGTAAGCTTCTCTCACTTTCTGTGGCGCTTTCTTTACTCGCTCCGCTCAGTCAGGCCAGTACGCTGACCATTGCGCAGCCCACTTCCGCTACCGCCATGGATCCCGGCTTTCTGAAAGAAGCCGCGACCCTGGTGGATAACGTATTCGATACGCTGGTGCTGCGCGACGCGCAGATGCAACTGAAACCCGGCCTCGCCACCCACTGGGAAGCCATCAACGACACCACATGGCAGTTCGATCTGCGTAAGGATGTCAAATTTACCAACGGCGAGCCAGTCAATGCCGCGGCAGTCAAGTTTTCCATCGACCGCATCCTCGACCCGGCCAACCACGCCCCCACCATCTCTTATATCCGAACGATTAAATCGGTCGAGGTCACCGGCGACTATCAGGTGCGTATTCACACCAATGGCCCCGATCCGCTCCTGCCCACCCGCATGAGTCGTTATCCGGCTTATATCGTGCCGCCTGGTTATGTAAGTAAAGTCGGTGCTGCGGAATTTGCACGAAAACCTGTCGGAAGTGGCGCTTATATCGTCAAAACTTTCATTCCCGATGAACGTGTTGTGATGGAGGCCAACCCCAACTACTGGCGCGGCAAGCCGTCCATTGACGAAGTCATCTGGCGCCCGATCCCGGAAGCGACCGCGCGCATCACCGCGCTGCTGACCGGCGAAGCGCAGCTGGTGGAAGGCGTGCCGGCGGATCTCGCCCCGCTGGTGAAAAGCAAACCCGGCGTGAAGCTTGAGCAGGTGAAAGGCGGCGGGCTGACGATTTACCTCGGCATTAAAAACAGCGAGCCGCCGCTGAACGACGCGCGCGTGCGTCAGGCGCTGTCGCTGGCGCTGAACCGCGACGCCTATACGCAGTCGCTGCTGCACGGTTTCGGCACGCCGACCGGCACGCTGGCGGGCCCGAAAGATTACGGCTATAAAGCCATCGCCGCGCCGAAACAGAACCGCGAAAAAGCCAAAGCGCTGCTGAAAGAGGCGGGCTACCCGCAGGGCTTCACCGTGAAATTCCAGGCGCCGCGCCGTTATATCGCCAGCGCTGACGTAGGCCAGGCGATAGTGGCCGATCTCGCCGCCATCGGCGTGAAGGCGCAGCTCGAGGTGCCGGAGTGGTCGGTCTACACCCAGCAGGTGGCGTCCGGCAAACAGGCCCCGCTCTATATGCTGGGCTGGGGCTCCACCCAGACGCTGGACGCCGACGCCGCGCTCTACCCGGTGCTGCACGCAGGCGAGCCGTACTCAACGGTGAGCGACCCGGCGCTTGATAAGCTCTTAAACGAGAGCCGCGCCACGGTGGATGCCACGAAGCGCAAAGCATTGCTGGAGCTGATCCAGGATCGCGTCGCCGCAGAACAGCCGCTCATCCCGCTCTACCGGGAGGACGCGATTTACGCTTCCAGTGACAACGTCACGTTTACAGGCCGTGAAGACGCCCGCGTGTCGTTGTTCGATATGAGGATGAAATGA
- a CDS encoding methyl-accepting chemotaxis protein — protein MAVLVTRLRNVRITRKLAAGFGVVLLLVALATALSVARFMAIRDVSVKSNLIYDINIDVFQAKINRLKYFYTGDDDARALMSRYVDEALAKTHEASALGWSPNERAIVADIQRYLASFQSSVTTMSDATTTLSQLRSQLDALAGQDETARYTQLIRTPVADPELSYAIYDLLFAISNLRDYAYALRFTGTEQASEALQRRFSAVEGQYQALVSRLSPELLPPFAGLWQDTVRYQTLSRDYYAARESLKGAENAVKTAGDRSSGAIKQMVALTKAQSDELASGSSTLALILGAFAILLGVIVAWAISRQIIRPLKLNLAFAERIADGDLTAQIDIDRHDEFGKLTGAMARVNERLRSMTGELRASVGRLTHTADEIASGNSALSARTEQQTTAVVQTAASMEQLTATVKNNADNARHASQIAAQASKTAGRGGDVVRDVVQTMQEISASSRKIADITEVINSISFQTNILALNAAVEAARAGEHGRGFAVVASEVRSLSQRSAQAAKDIALLIDESVNRIKTGSTLATRAGETMDDVVSSVTRVNDIMEEISSASQEQSRGIEQIARAVGELDATTQQNAALVSASSTAASDLGAEAARLRQLAGAFRLKAQAAAPRPQAVPLRPAAPVPAAPRKPATDEGWTTF, from the coding sequence ATGGCTGTACTGGTAACTCGATTACGCAACGTTCGCATAACCCGCAAGCTCGCCGCCGGATTTGGCGTGGTGCTGCTGCTGGTGGCGCTGGCGACAGCGCTTTCCGTGGCGCGTTTTATGGCCATCCGCGACGTTTCCGTCAAAAGCAATCTTATCTACGACATCAATATCGACGTCTTTCAGGCCAAAATTAACCGGCTTAAATATTTCTATACCGGCGATGACGACGCCCGCGCGCTGATGAGTCGCTATGTCGACGAGGCGCTCGCGAAAACGCATGAGGCCAGCGCCCTCGGCTGGTCACCCAACGAACGCGCGATCGTCGCCGATATCCAGCGTTATCTGGCAAGTTTCCAGAGCAGCGTGACCACCATGAGCGACGCCACGACAACGCTCAGCCAGCTTCGCAGCCAGCTCGACGCCCTGGCAGGCCAGGATGAAACCGCGCGCTATACCCAGCTTATCCGCACGCCGGTGGCCGACCCTGAGCTCTCCTATGCGATTTACGATCTCCTGTTCGCCATCAGTAATCTGCGGGATTACGCTTACGCGCTGCGCTTTACCGGCACAGAGCAGGCAAGCGAGGCGCTCCAGCGCCGTTTCAGCGCGGTGGAAGGGCAGTATCAGGCGCTCGTAAGCCGTCTTTCGCCGGAACTCCTGCCGCCGTTCGCGGGCCTCTGGCAGGATACGGTGCGCTACCAGACGCTCAGTCGCGACTATTACGCCGCCCGGGAATCGCTGAAGGGCGCGGAAAACGCGGTGAAAACGGCAGGCGATCGGAGTAGCGGCGCAATTAAACAGATGGTGGCGCTTACCAAAGCGCAGAGTGACGAACTGGCGTCAGGCTCCTCAACGCTTGCCCTGATCCTGGGAGCCTTTGCGATTCTGCTCGGCGTTATCGTCGCGTGGGCCATCAGCCGCCAGATAATTCGCCCGCTGAAGCTGAACCTGGCGTTCGCCGAACGTATCGCTGATGGCGATTTAACCGCGCAGATTGATATCGATCGCCATGACGAGTTCGGCAAACTCACCGGCGCGATGGCGCGCGTGAACGAGAGACTCCGCAGCATGACCGGCGAGCTGCGCGCGAGCGTCGGGCGTCTCACCCATACGGCGGACGAAATTGCCTCCGGCAACAGCGCGCTGTCGGCGCGGACCGAACAGCAGACCACGGCGGTGGTGCAGACGGCCGCCAGCATGGAGCAGCTTACCGCGACCGTGAAAAACAATGCCGATAACGCCCGCCACGCCAGCCAGATCGCCGCGCAGGCATCAAAAACCGCCGGGCGCGGCGGCGACGTGGTACGCGATGTCGTGCAGACCATGCAGGAGATTTCCGCCAGTTCGCGCAAAATCGCCGACATTACTGAGGTCATTAACAGCATTTCCTTCCAGACCAATATCCTGGCGCTCAACGCGGCGGTGGAAGCGGCGCGCGCCGGAGAGCATGGCCGCGGCTTCGCGGTGGTGGCGTCTGAAGTGCGCAGTCTCTCCCAGCGCAGCGCGCAGGCGGCGAAAGATATCGCGCTACTGATCGATGAGTCGGTCAACCGCATTAAAACCGGGAGCACGCTGGCGACCCGCGCCGGTGAGACGATGGATGACGTGGTGAGTTCGGTCACCCGCGTGAACGATATTATGGAAGAGATCTCCTCGGCCTCCCAGGAGCAGAGCCGCGGCATTGAACAAATCGCCCGCGCGGTCGGCGAGCTGGACGCTACCACGCAGCAGAACGCCGCGCTGGTCAGCGCGTCTTCCACCGCCGCAAGCGATCTTGGCGCCGAGGCGGCCCGTCTGCGCCAGCTGGCCGGGGCGTTTCGCCTGAAGGCGCAGGCCGCCGCGCCGCGCCCGCAAGCGGTGCCCCTCCGTCCGGCGGCGCCTGTTCCGGCAGCGCCGCGTAAACCCGCGACGGACGAGGGCTGGACGACTTTCTGA
- a CDS encoding SDR family oxidoreductase, with translation MTKNAFVAVVTGGSSGVGRATASYFAASGYDVAIIARGEQGVAEATEELKRYGGRVLGICADVADPQQVSNAAQRIEEELGPMSVWVNCAMTTVLAPVEDISFDEFRRVTEVTYLGAVNGTRSALRYMQLRDSGTIIQVGSALAWRSIPLQSAYCGAKAAIRAFTDSLRCELLHQKSGVRVSMVQLPAINTTQFNWARNKFHHRMQPIEPIYQPEVAAKAIYDAAVARRPPREVWLGKNTVMSIVGNMFFPGLLDRYVTKTWEGQLTDEAEPTQRPDYLFQPLENGHQAHGRFDSHAKSKAVAVDSRVMGVAAVAVAGLLLKSLFRRR, from the coding sequence ATGACAAAAAACGCCTTTGTTGCTGTCGTGACCGGCGGCAGTTCAGGAGTCGGGCGCGCGACGGCCAGTTACTTTGCGGCCTCTGGCTATGATGTGGCGATCATTGCCCGTGGAGAGCAGGGCGTGGCGGAGGCCACGGAAGAGTTAAAGCGTTACGGCGGACGGGTGCTTGGCATCTGCGCCGACGTGGCGGATCCGCAGCAGGTCAGTAATGCGGCGCAACGCATAGAGGAAGAGCTGGGGCCAATGTCGGTCTGGGTCAACTGCGCTATGACGACCGTGCTCGCGCCGGTAGAGGACATCAGTTTTGACGAGTTCCGCCGCGTCACGGAAGTGACCTATCTCGGCGCGGTGAACGGCACCCGCAGCGCGCTGCGCTATATGCAGTTGCGCGACAGCGGCACCATCATTCAGGTGGGCTCAGCGCTCGCCTGGCGCTCGATTCCGTTGCAGTCGGCCTATTGCGGCGCGAAGGCGGCGATCCGCGCGTTTACCGATTCCCTGCGCTGCGAACTGCTGCATCAGAAAAGCGGTGTGCGGGTCTCAATGGTGCAACTGCCCGCCATTAACACCACGCAGTTCAACTGGGCGCGCAATAAGTTTCATCACCGGATGCAGCCCATTGAGCCTATCTACCAGCCGGAAGTGGCCGCCAAAGCGATTTATGACGCGGCCGTGGCGCGCCGTCCGCCGCGCGAAGTGTGGCTGGGTAAAAACACGGTGATGTCGATAGTCGGCAACATGTTCTTCCCTGGTCTGCTGGACCGCTATGTGACGAAAACCTGGGAAGGGCAACTGACCGACGAGGCCGAACCGACGCAGCGACCCGATTATCTGTTTCAGCCGCTGGAAAACGGCCATCAGGCGCACGGACGCTTCGACAGCCACGCGAAGAGCAAGGCGGTGGCCGTCGATTCCCGCGTGATGGGCGTGGCGGCGGTGGCGGTGGCCGGGCTGTTGTTAAAAAGCCTGTTCCGCCGCCGGTAA
- a CDS encoding alpha-amylase family protein, translating to MSRLWHQNAVIYQIDPTRFFDSNADGWGDLRGIVEKLDYVESLGATAIWLTPFYLSPRRDNGYDVENHTEPDPRIGSLEDVEWLIAEAEKRGIRVIIELVAQHTSDAHDWFQEARKGRDNPFHDYYLWRDTPGPDEPAPMFPTIEPHIWRRDEQAQRYYRHLFYHHEPDLNLRHPDVIQAIDRVLRFWAEKGVAGFRVDAASHMVEQASLPGDKESGYRLFNHFYDLLTEDNPDMILLGEVDVNVSEFEDFFGGGERLTTLLNFWINKNTILALAREEAAPLVKALNELPMPPANGGYCFWLRNHDELDLEDLEPEDYDFVMKKYAPDPDMRIYGRGIRRRLAPMLDGNERQQAMAHALLFSLPGTPVVRYGAEIGMGDLLSQPERESVRTPMQWHAGPGAGFSACDPARFVEPLITDGPFRYQAINVEEQESRDGSLLHRIRQIIAVWRTLPEICYQHFHPFTVREKSVFAVRYQNHNVATLMLTNLSHEAVTVDLGELDLEDACEILADDNYPPVACALRINGYGYRWLRVR from the coding sequence ATGAGCCGTCTGTGGCACCAGAACGCCGTCATTTACCAGATAGATCCCACCCGCTTTTTTGACAGCAATGCTGACGGCTGGGGAGACCTGCGCGGCATTGTCGAAAAGCTCGACTATGTTGAATCGCTTGGCGCAACCGCCATCTGGCTGACCCCGTTTTATCTCTCGCCGCGCCGCGATAACGGCTATGACGTGGAAAACCACACCGAGCCGGACCCGCGCATCGGCTCGCTGGAAGACGTTGAGTGGCTGATAGCCGAGGCGGAAAAGCGCGGAATTCGTGTGATTATCGAACTGGTGGCGCAGCACACTTCAGATGCCCATGACTGGTTTCAGGAGGCGCGCAAAGGCCGCGACAACCCGTTTCACGATTACTATCTGTGGCGCGACACGCCAGGCCCGGATGAACCCGCGCCGATGTTTCCGACAATCGAGCCGCACATCTGGCGCCGGGATGAGCAGGCGCAGCGCTACTACCGTCATCTCTTTTACCATCATGAGCCGGATCTCAACCTGCGCCACCCCGATGTCATTCAGGCCATCGACCGCGTGCTGCGCTTCTGGGCGGAGAAAGGCGTGGCGGGCTTTCGCGTCGATGCCGCTTCGCACATGGTCGAACAGGCCAGCCTGCCGGGCGATAAAGAGAGTGGCTACCGGCTGTTTAACCACTTCTACGACCTGCTGACGGAAGACAACCCGGATATGATCCTGCTCGGCGAAGTGGACGTGAACGTCTCGGAATTTGAAGATTTCTTCGGCGGCGGCGAACGCCTGACTACGCTGCTTAACTTCTGGATCAATAAAAATACGATTCTGGCGCTGGCCCGCGAAGAGGCCGCGCCGCTGGTGAAAGCGCTTAACGAACTGCCGATGCCGCCTGCTAACGGCGGCTACTGCTTCTGGCTGCGCAACCATGACGAGCTGGACCTGGAAGATCTGGAGCCGGAAGATTATGACTTTGTGATGAAGAAATACGCCCCCGATCCCGACATGCGGATTTACGGGCGCGGCATCCGCCGCCGCCTGGCGCCGATGCTCGACGGCAACGAACGTCAGCAGGCGATGGCGCATGCCCTGCTCTTTTCGCTGCCCGGCACGCCGGTGGTGCGTTATGGCGCGGAGATCGGCATGGGGGATCTGCTTTCACAGCCGGAGCGCGAATCGGTGCGCACGCCGATGCAGTGGCACGCCGGGCCGGGCGCCGGGTTTTCCGCCTGCGATCCGGCGCGCTTTGTGGAGCCGCTCATCACTGACGGCCCGTTTCGCTATCAGGCGATTAACGTGGAAGAACAGGAGTCGCGCGACGGCTCGCTGCTGCACCGTATCCGCCAGATTATCGCGGTCTGGCGCACCCTGCCGGAGATCTGCTATCAGCATTTCCACCCGTTCACGGTGCGGGAAAAGAGCGTGTTTGCGGTGCGCTATCAGAACCACAACGTCGCCACGCTGATGCTGACGAACCTGAGCCATGAGGCGGTGACGGTGGATTTAGGCGAGCTGGATCTGGAAGACGCCTGCGAGATACTGGCGGATGATAATTATCCGCCAGTCGCCTGCGCGCTTCGCATCAACGGTTACGGCTACCGCTGGCTGCGGGTACGGTAA
- a CDS encoding type II toxin-antitoxin system RelE/ParE family toxin encodes MIRSFRHKGLQRYFETGSTAGIHARHARKISLRLAVLNQAIRPADVDLPGFFLHPLTGERQGIWAVTVSGNWRITFEFRDGDVFIVNYEDYH; translated from the coding sequence ATGATCAGAAGCTTCAGGCATAAAGGCCTGCAACGCTATTTCGAAACGGGTTCCACCGCAGGCATTCATGCCCGCCATGCCAGAAAGATTTCTCTGCGGCTGGCGGTGCTGAATCAGGCGATAAGACCCGCTGACGTCGACTTACCGGGCTTTTTCCTGCATCCCCTGACGGGGGAGCGTCAAGGTATATGGGCTGTGACCGTCAGCGGAAACTGGCGCATCACGTTTGAGTTTCGGGATGGCGATGTCTTCATCGTCAACTATGAGGATTACCACTGA
- a CDS encoding HigA family addiction module antitoxin, with protein MATMFNPPHPGKLVQESMEALGLSARALAKALDVAPSTVQRLLVGKSDVSPEMALRLSAVLGSSPHVWLGMQNEYDLFQARQSVDFSHLQRLQRA; from the coding sequence ATGGCAACGATGTTTAACCCACCACACCCAGGCAAGCTGGTGCAGGAGTCAATGGAAGCGCTCGGCCTCAGCGCCCGCGCGCTGGCCAAAGCGCTGGACGTCGCGCCGTCGACGGTGCAGCGACTGCTGGTCGGCAAATCTGACGTCTCCCCGGAAATGGCGCTGCGTCTCTCGGCGGTCCTTGGCAGCTCGCCGCATGTCTGGCTGGGCATGCAGAATGAATACGATCTCTTTCAGGCGCGCCAGTCTGTTGATTTCTCGCATCTGCAACGGTTGCAGAGGGCATAA
- the pqqU gene encoding TonB-dependent receptor PqqU — translation MKISRAVYAPFAFLLPVAFSHAQAATGEQTMIVTAAPGGISELDTPASVSVVNGDDLRHAAPQVNLSENLGSVPGLQIQNRQNFAQDLQLSMRGFGSRSTYGVRGIRMYVDGIPATMPDGQGYTSNFDLNSIESIDVLRGPFSALYGNASGGVINVQTETGEQPPKIEAGTFYGSYGSVRYGLKASSATGDGTQAGDVDYTVSTTRFTTHGYRDHSGARKNLANAKLGVRLDEASKLTLLFNSVDINANDPGGLTREEWRENPRQSPRGDEFNTRKTTKQTQAGLRYERALTENDDISVMAYAGERETTQFQSFKQGFQAASTNPGGVIDLTRHYQGIDSRWTHRDALLSLPVSFTLGLDYENMSEDRKGFENYRLVNGAPQYGEKGNLRRNERNLMWNVDPYLQTTWQLTDKLSLDAGVRYSNIWFDSNDFYVVPGNGDDSGEANYHKWLPAGSLKYALTDAWNVYASYGRGFETPTINELSYRSGGESGLNFALKPSTSDTVEIGSKTRIGNGLLTAALFRTDTDNEIVVDQSVGSGRSSYKNAGKTRRQGVELALDQQFGDAWKLKAAWTYLDATYRTNVCRAGDCNGNRMPGIARNMLYTSFGYEPETGWYAGGDVRYMSSIMANDANTDKAPSYTTVGLNTGYKFQRGDWLLDVFGRVDNLFDKSYVGSVIVNESNGRYYEPAPGRNYGVGASVSYRFE, via the coding sequence ATGAAAATCTCCCGCGCTGTCTATGCGCCCTTCGCTTTTCTGCTGCCTGTCGCCTTCTCGCACGCCCAGGCCGCCACTGGTGAACAAACCATGATCGTGACCGCCGCGCCCGGCGGGATCTCCGAGCTTGATACGCCCGCGTCCGTCAGCGTCGTCAACGGCGACGATCTGCGCCACGCCGCGCCGCAGGTAAACCTCTCTGAAAACCTGGGCAGCGTGCCGGGCCTGCAAATTCAGAACCGGCAGAACTTCGCCCAGGATTTGCAGCTCTCGATGCGCGGCTTTGGTTCCCGCTCCACCTACGGCGTGCGCGGCATTCGTATGTATGTCGACGGCATTCCGGCGACGATGCCGGATGGCCAGGGCTACACCTCGAATTTCGATCTCAACAGCATTGAGAGCATCGACGTGCTGCGCGGGCCATTCTCGGCGCTCTACGGCAACGCCTCCGGCGGCGTGATTAATGTGCAAACCGAAACGGGCGAGCAGCCGCCGAAAATCGAAGCGGGCACCTTTTACGGCAGCTACGGCAGCGTGCGCTACGGCCTGAAAGCGTCCAGCGCGACCGGCGACGGCACCCAGGCGGGCGATGTCGATTACACGGTTTCCACCACCCGCTTCACGACTCACGGCTATCGCGACCACAGCGGCGCGCGTAAAAACCTCGCTAACGCGAAGCTCGGCGTGCGGCTTGACGAGGCCAGCAAGCTGACGCTGCTTTTTAATAGTGTGGATATCAACGCCAACGATCCGGGCGGCCTGACCCGCGAGGAGTGGCGTGAAAACCCGCGCCAGTCGCCGCGCGGCGATGAATTCAACACTCGTAAAACCACGAAGCAGACCCAGGCGGGCCTGCGCTACGAGCGCGCGCTGACGGAGAATGACGATATCAGCGTAATGGCGTACGCGGGCGAGCGCGAAACCACGCAGTTTCAGTCGTTCAAACAGGGCTTCCAGGCGGCGTCCACCAACCCCGGCGGCGTTATCGACCTCACCCGCCACTATCAGGGCATCGACAGCCGCTGGACGCACCGCGACGCGCTGCTCAGCCTGCCGGTGAGCTTCACGCTCGGCCTTGATTACGAAAATATGAGCGAAGACCGCAAAGGCTTTGAAAACTACCGCCTGGTCAACGGCGCGCCGCAGTATGGCGAGAAAGGCAACCTGCGCCGCAACGAGCGCAATCTGATGTGGAACGTCGATCCGTATCTGCAAACCACCTGGCAGCTTACCGATAAACTGAGCCTCGACGCGGGCGTGCGCTACAGCAACATCTGGTTCGACTCGAACGATTTTTACGTGGTGCCGGGCAACGGCGACGACAGCGGCGAGGCCAATTATCACAAGTGGCTGCCGGCAGGCTCGCTGAAATATGCGCTGACCGACGCCTGGAACGTCTATGCCTCTTATGGACGCGGGTTTGAAACGCCGACCATCAACGAGCTCTCTTACCGCTCCGGCGGTGAGAGCGGGCTTAACTTCGCGCTTAAGCCGTCAACCAGCGATACGGTGGAGATCGGCAGCAAAACGCGCATCGGCAATGGCCTGCTGACCGCCGCGCTGTTCCGTACCGATACCGACAACGAAATTGTGGTGGATCAGAGTGTGGGCAGCGGGCGCAGCAGCTATAAAAACGCCGGAAAAACCCGCCGTCAGGGCGTCGAGCTGGCGCTTGACCAGCAGTTCGGCGACGCGTGGAAGCTGAAAGCGGCATGGACATACCTTGACGCCACCTACCGCACCAATGTCTGCCGCGCCGGCGACTGTAACGGCAACCGGATGCCGGGCATCGCGCGCAATATGCTCTACACCTCGTTCGGCTACGAGCCGGAAACCGGCTGGTACGCGGGCGGCGATGTGCGCTATATGAGCAGCATCATGGCTAATGACGCCAATACCGACAAAGCGCCGTCTTACACAACGGTTGGCCTAAATACCGGCTATAAATTCCAGCGCGGCGACTGGCTGCTGGATGTGTTTGGCCGCGTCGATAACCTGTTTGATAAATCGTATGTCGGATCGGTCATCGTTAACGAATCCAACGGCCGCTACTACGAGCCTGCGCCGGGCCGCAATTATGGCGTCGGCGCGAGCGTCAGCTACCGCTTCGAGTAA
- the yncE gene encoding 7-bladed beta-propeller protein YncE — MPLRHLSMPRALLGALFIAGTFATFTTQATDELLRKPVGKGAYEMAYSPAEQALFVATSQSRKLDKGGVIYRLDPTTLDVTQVIHNDLKPFGAAINTKTNTLWFGNTVNGAVTAVDAKTGDVKGRLVLDGCVRSESVKPLQPRELVVDENTNTVYIGGIGNESEIWVVDGETVKHRASITGLGKYSAGLALDAAAKRLYTTNADGEFITIDTATNKILSRKKLADDDKEHFFINLSLDTANHRAFVADSKQPQLRVVDTRTGDLIKTVEVPNALAVLFNPARDEVYVTHREAGSVSVIDAKGYTVTKSIKTPVHPNSLALSPDGKTLFVTVKQASSRQQEATSPDDVIRIAL, encoded by the coding sequence ATGCCGTTACGTCACCTCTCCATGCCGCGCGCGCTGCTTGGCGCGCTGTTTATCGCCGGTACGTTTGCGACGTTCACCACACAGGCGACCGATGAGCTGCTGCGCAAGCCGGTCGGCAAAGGCGCGTATGAAATGGCCTACAGCCCGGCGGAGCAGGCGCTGTTCGTCGCCACGTCCCAGAGCCGTAAGCTCGATAAAGGCGGCGTGATTTACCGCCTCGACCCGACGACGCTGGATGTCACCCAGGTGATTCATAACGATCTCAAACCCTTTGGCGCCGCGATTAACACCAAAACCAACACGCTGTGGTTCGGTAATACGGTGAATGGCGCGGTGACGGCGGTGGACGCGAAAACCGGCGACGTGAAAGGGCGTCTGGTGCTGGACGGGTGCGTGCGTTCAGAAAGCGTGAAGCCGTTGCAGCCGCGCGAGCTGGTGGTCGATGAAAACACCAATACCGTTTATATCGGCGGCATTGGTAACGAGAGCGAGATCTGGGTGGTGGATGGCGAGACGGTGAAACACCGCGCGAGCATTACGGGCCTTGGTAAATACAGCGCGGGGCTCGCGCTCGACGCCGCGGCGAAGCGTCTGTACACCACCAATGCCGATGGCGAGTTTATTACCATCGATACCGCGACCAATAAAATCCTGTCGCGCAAAAAGCTCGCCGACGACGATAAAGAGCACTTCTTTATTAACCTGAGTCTGGATACCGCTAACCATCGCGCGTTTGTGGCGGATTCAAAACAGCCGCAGCTGAGGGTGGTCGATACCCGCACCGGGGATCTGATAAAAACCGTAGAAGTGCCGAACGCGCTCGCGGTGCTGTTCAACCCGGCGCGCGACGAAGTCTATGTGACGCACCGCGAGGCGGGCAGCGTCAGCGTGATTGACGCCAAAGGTTACACTGTCACTAAAAGTATTAAAACGCCGGTACACCCGAACAGCCTGGCGCTCTCGCCGGACGGCAAAACGCTGTTTGTTACGGTGAAGCAGGCTTCCAGCCGCCAGCAGGAAGCCACCAGCCCGGATGACGTCATCCGCATCGCCCTGTAA
- a CDS encoding ABC transporter permease — MAPLPPVRPEYQRETALPGALPLDTPLPLTTRLWNQTWVRKMLLVILLLALWEGVARIQNNDLMLPGFWQTLRAFSEDMHSGELPAKIINSLGTLLKGYAIGSVLALVFSALAISTRLGRDLLSTLTAMLNPLPAIALLPLALLWFGLGQGSLIFVLVHSVMWPIALNTWSGFQSVPETLRMAGRNYGLSGPRLVLNILIPAALPSIISGLKIGWAFAWRTLIAAELVFGASSGDGGLGWYIFQNRNELFTDRVFAGLATVIIIGLLVEGLVFATLEKATVRRWGMQR; from the coding sequence ATGGCGCCGCTGCCCCCCGTCCGTCCCGAGTATCAGCGTGAAACCGCGCTGCCCGGCGCGCTGCCGCTGGACACGCCGCTGCCGCTCACCACCCGGCTGTGGAACCAGACCTGGGTACGCAAAATGCTGCTGGTCATTTTGCTGCTCGCCCTCTGGGAAGGCGTGGCGCGGATCCAGAATAACGATCTGATGCTGCCGGGGTTCTGGCAAACGCTGCGCGCCTTCAGCGAAGATATGCACAGCGGCGAGCTGCCGGCGAAAATCATTAACTCGCTTGGCACGCTGTTAAAAGGCTACGCCATTGGCAGCGTGCTGGCGCTGGTGTTCAGCGCGCTGGCGATTTCCACACGGCTGGGGCGGGATCTGCTCAGCACGCTGACCGCGATGCTTAATCCGCTGCCCGCCATTGCTCTGCTGCCGCTGGCGCTGCTCTGGTTCGGCCTCGGCCAGGGGAGCCTGATTTTCGTGCTGGTGCACTCGGTGATGTGGCCGATTGCGCTCAATACGTGGTCGGGGTTTCAGAGCGTGCCGGAAACCCTGCGAATGGCCGGGCGAAACTACGGGCTGAGCGGTCCGCGGCTGGTGCTCAACATCTTGATCCCGGCGGCGCTGCCGTCGATTATCTCCGGGCTGAAAATTGGCTGGGCGTTCGCCTGGCGCACGCTTATCGCCGCCGAACTGGTGTTTGGCGCCTCCAGCGGCGACGGCGGGCTGGGCTGGTATATTTTCCAGAACCGTAACGAGCTGTTTACCGACCGGGTCTTCGCCGGGCTGGCGACCGTGATTATCATCGGGCTGTTGGTGGAAGGTCTGGTGTTCGCCACGCTGGAAAAAGCGACCGTGCGGCGCTGGGGCATGCAGCGTTAA